The window CAGCCCTGAAGGCCTGTACCTGAAGCGCTGCGGGACGTGGATCTTTGCGCTTTCCCATGCGCAGGGCCAGCTGGGGATCATTTGAGAGAAGAAGGGGATTTCCCGGTGCTGCATTCAGGCCTTTTTCCGAAACATGGGGCCAGGCTCTGCTGCGTACACAGGTGTGAAGGATTTTCGGAAGTTTTTCAGCAGGACACGCTTCCGAAGCAAAGGAGCGGACCTTCGCGCGGATTTTTTCGTCCTGAATTTCCAGAGGTGCATCATTTATATTCATGCAGATATCCTTAAGATCGCCTTCCCGTATTCCCCGCAGATCCGGACTTTCGGACAGGGCCTGCAGCAGGCCTTTGATGCTGATCCAACCCTGTTCATCGGGAAGAAGCCCTTGGCTGTCGGGGTGACGGCCCAGCAGGGTGGCAAGGATTTTTCCAAGGTTGTTCAGTTTTTTATCCCTTTGCATGGAGGCCTTCCTTGACATCGGATGAAATGGACGGGTAAAAGCTGTGCATGCTTGCAGATATTCGACATCATGGCTGTAAGCTGTTAAAAGGATGCTGTCGGTTTTTTGCAGCAGCAATGCCTGTTTGTGGACAGCCAGAAGCTGAGTTTCCGGCTTTGCCGGGTGCCATCAAAAAAATATCCAGTGACCATACCGGACTTTAAGGGTCGGGGAAAGGAAAAGAATATGCGGATGGAAAGATCACAGGAGTTGTTTCAGCGAGCCGAAACCTGCATCCCCGGTGGCGTGAACAGCCCGGTCCGGGCATGTCGTTCCGTGGGGGCTGCCCCCCTTTTTATTGAAAGGGCGCAGGGCGCATGGCTCTATGATGCCGATGGTAATGCTCTGATTGATTATGTGGGCTCCTGGGGCCCTATGATACTGGGACACCGTCATCCTGTGGTGGAAGATGCCATCCGCAGGGTGCTGGAGCGGGGTGTTAGTTTTGGTGCGCCCGTGGATCTGGAAGTGGCCCTTGCGGAAAAGGTTATCTCCCTTGTGCCTTCCGTGGAAATGATCCGTATGGTGAATTCCGGTACTGAGGCCACCATGAGTGTTTTGCGCCTTGCAAGGGGCTTTACGGGAAGAAATGTGCTGGTGAAGTTTGATGGCTGTTATCATGGCCATGGAGACAGTTTTCTTGTGGATGCCGGCTCCGGTGTGGCTACCCTGAATATACCTGGTAGCCCGGGGGTTCCCGAGGAAGTGACCCGCCACACCCTTTCTCTGCCCTACAATGATATGGATGCCTTCCGTCAGCTCATGGCAGAGCGCGGTGCTGAGGTGGCTGCGGTAATTGTGGAGCCTGTGGCTGGCAACATGGGTTTTGTAAGACCTGAGGAAGGTTTTCTTGCCCTCTTGAGGGAAGAAACCCAAAAACATGGTGCCCTTCTGATTTTCGATGAGGTGATGACGGGCTTTCGTGTGGCCTTGGGTGGTGCTCAGGGACTCTTTGGTATTAAACCGGATCTTTCCACCTTTGGAAAGATCATTGGCGGTGGTCTTCCCGTGGGAGCCTATGGCGGACGCAGGGATATCATGGAGCATGTGGCTCCCATGGGTCCTGTGTATCAGGCGGGAACCCTTTCCGGCAATCCACTGGCCATGGCCGCAGGCCTTGCCACCTTGGAAGAAATCAGCAGACCCGGTTTCTATGAAAACCTTGAAGAGAAAACCTTAAAACTTGTGGAAGGTCTTGCTGCGGCTGCAAAGGATGCCCATATTCCCGTGTGCTGCGATTCCATAGGTTCCATGTTCGGGATGTTTTTTACCAAAGGGCCTGTGCGCAATTTTGCCGATGCCAAGACCTCGGATCTGATGCGCTTTAATGCCTATTATGCTGGGATGCGGGAAAAATGCATTTACCTTGCTCCTTCCCAGTTTGAAGCGGGTTTTGTTTCCATGGTCCATGGAAGCGCAGAAATTGAGGCTACCATTCAGGCGGCCAGATCCGTAATGAAAACCCTGTGAGGCACTTTTTTCCATGCTGAGCCCTGAAAACAACAGAATTCCTGAAAAAATCCATCACATCCATCTCATTGCCATCTGCGGTACAGCCATGGGGGCACTGGCAGCCCTGCTTCAGGAAGCAGGCTTTCGGGTGACGGGGTCGGATCAGAATGTGTATCCGCCCATGAGCAGCTTTCTTTCAGAGAAGAAAATCGGGGTTTCAGCGGGTTTTGATCCGGGTCGAATTCTTGGAGACAGGCCGGATCTTGTGGTTGTGGGCAATGCCGTACGCAGGGAGAATCCCGAAGCTCTGGCTCTGGCGGAAAGCGGCATTTGCTACTGCTCCCTTCCCCAGGCCCTTAATCATTTTCTGGTGGGCAGCAGAAAGGCCATCGTGATTACGGGCACCCATGGCAAGACCACCACCAGCGCCCTGATGGCATGGGTGCTGGAAAAGGCAGGTCTTTCTCCGGGTTTCATGATCGGTGGTATTCTCAAGGATTTTTCCGCTAATTTTCGCATGGGTCATGGCCCCTTTGTGGTGCTGGAAGGGGATGAGTATGATACGGCTTTTTTTGACAAAGGCTCAAAATTTCTGCATTTTACTCCCCACAGGGCTATTCTGACGGGTATAGAATTTGACCATGCGGATATTTTTGAGGATCTTCTTGCCGTAGAAAAGACTTTTACCGCATTTGTGAAGGGGCTGGCCCCGGATGCCCTGCTGGTGAGCTGCAAGGATTCATCTTCTGCGGAAAAAGTTCTTGCCCAGAGTGGTCTGGGGCCGGACAGGATACGACGTTTTGGCAGAGGCCCTTCAGGGCCGGGCTGGTCTGTGGGGGATCTTGAGATCGCTTCCCCTGTGGAGCGTTTTTCCATATTCCGTGACGGTGAATTTTTTAGCCGCATGGAAACAATTCTTCCCGGTGAACACAATCGTATGAATATCCTTGCCGTAGCTGCTGTGGCCGAAAGCCTTGGCATTGACGGAAAAACCCTTGCTTCGGCGGTGGCTTCCTTTACCGGGGTGAAACGCAGGCAGGAGATTCGGGGGACAGAAGGCGGCATTATGCTGGTGGATGATTTTGCCCATCATCCCACAGCCGTGCGGGAAACCCTGAAGGCGCTTCGGCCCCATGCCGCAGGAAGACTCATTGCCGTGTTTGAGCCCAGAACCAACACCAGTATGCGAAGGGTATTTCAGCAGGCCTATGCCGAAAGCTTTGGTGATGCGGATCTTGTCTGTATAAGGGAAATTCCCTGTCCGGAAAAGGTGGATGAAAAAGAGCGGTTTTCCGCAGAAAGTCTTGTGCAGGATCTCAGGCTGAAGGGGCTTTGCGCCCAAAGCTTTGATGATGCTTCAGGTATTGTGGATTTTCTTGCCGGAGAAGCCAGACCCGGTGATCTTGTGCTTGTGATGTCCAATGGTGGATTTGAAAACATCCATTCCCGGTTGCTGGAGGCCTTTTCTAAGCGGTAAGGATCTAAAGAGCTTAAAGACGGGCAGGCACAGGGGACTGCTTTTATTAAAGACCCTAAGGACCTTAAAGACCTTAAAAACGGGCAGACACAGGGGTCTGCCCCTACAACACTTTTTATCCTCACGGTTTATTTAAAGATCTTAAAGGCTCTAAACTCGGCAGGCCTCTGGTGCCTGCCTTCATTAAAGACTCTAAGGACTCTAAGGACTTTAAAGACTCTAAAGACTCTAAAGACCCTAAAGATACTAAAAAAAATATATAAGGAGCTTTTCCGTGACCCTTCCTTCCTATGTGGTCGGCATTGACCTTGGAACTTCCAATACGGTGGTGGCTTATGCGCCTTTACAGGAGGTGCAGGATGAGGCACCGGAATTTTCCATACTTGATATTCCCCAGATTAACGGACCCGGCGTGGTGGAAAGTGCAGGTGTACTGCCTTCTTTTCTTTACATCCCCGAAGAGCGGGAAGCAGAACAGATGATCCTGCCCTGGGGCGGAACAGGCCCTGTGGTGGGCATCCATGCCCGGGAAAGGGGGGCTGAAGTTCCCGGCAGACAGATTGCCAGCAGCAAGTCCTGGCTGTGCAGCGATCTTGTGGATAGGGAAGGTCCCGTCCTTCCATGGGAATCCGAAGATGTGGAAGCTGACCAGAGACTTTCTCCAGTGGCGGCATCCGCAGCCATACTCGCCCATGTCAGGGCGGCATGGAATCATCATTTCAGGGAAAAGGGGCCGGAAGGCCGTTTAGAGAATCAGGAAATTTTTCTGACCGTTCCCGCATCCTTTGATGCCGTGGCAAGGGATCTTACCGTACGGGCTGCCCGTGAAGCCGGGCTGGAACGCCTTGTGCTGCTGGAAGAACCTCAGGCGGCCTTTTATGCCTGGATTGCCGCCAGAAAAGAGGCATGGCGGGAGCATGTGCAGGCGGGGGACACCCTTCTGGTCTGCGATGTGGGCGGTGGTACCAGCGACTTTTCCCTGATCCGGGTACAGGATGCAGAGGGCAGGCTGGAGCTGGAGCGCATAGCCGTTGGCAAACACCTTCTGGTGGGTGGCGACAACATGGATTTAACCCTTGCCTACCATGTGGCCGCAGGCCTTGCGGCAAAAAACAGGGCTTTGGATGCCTGGCAGATGCGTGGGATGATCCAGCGTTGCAGGCAGGTCAAGGAAAGCCTTCTGGAAAATCCTGAAAAGGGGAGTCTTGCCGTAAGTATAGCAGGCCGGGGAAGTGGCCTCATTGCAGGAACCATTAAATCGGAAGTGGCCTATGAAGAGGTGCAGAAGCTCATCATGGCGGGCTTTTTTCCAGAGTGCGGGGCGGATTCCAGGCCCGTGCAGCCCGAAGGTTCCGGCTTGAGTGAATTCGGCCTTGGATATGAGGCTGATCCTGCCATTACCCGCCATCTTGCGGCTTTCTTAGCGGAAACCGGTGCCAGTCCTTCTGCCGTTCTTTTCAATGGCGGGGTGATGAAGCCTGCCATGCTGCGTCAGCGGGTCCGGGATGTGATGGCTTCATGGCAGAATGGCACAGAGGTGAGGGAGCTTGTCAATGAAGCCGGAGACCGTGCCGTAGCCCTTGGGGCAGCCTATTATGGCTGGGCAAGGCGGGGAAAAGGTATCCGTATCCGCAGCGGCCTTAACCGTACATATTATATCGGTGTGGCAGCGTCCATGCCTGCTGTACCGGGAATTCCCATGCCCAAAAAAGCCCTCTGCATTGCGCCTTTTGGCATGGAAGAGGGAACGGAGGTCAGCCTGAGGGATAAAACCTATATGCTCAGCGTTGGCGTGCCTGCCTCCTTTGAACTGCTGGCTTCCACCACGAGAAAGGAAGATGCCCCCGGTTCTGTTGTTGAGGACTGGCAGGGGGCCATCACGCCTGTGACCCGCATTGAAACCCTGCTGGAGGGGGAAGCTGAGGCAAGGATTCCCGTAACCCTTGCCGTGCGTGCCACGGAGGTGGGAACCCTGGAGTTTTTCTGTGTTTCCACCAGGGATGAAAAAACCTGGGATCTTGCCTTTCAGGTCCGGGAAGCCCGGTCCTGAAACTTATGATTTTATGAAGGCATGTTCAGGTTTTTTAGATATTTATGGCCTTTAGGGTTAGGGTCTTTAAGGACTTTAAGGTCCTTAAAGTCCTTAAGGCCTTTCCGCAGACAGTTACACACCTAAATTCTGGAAATTCTTATGCAGACCAGCCAACCCGCCTTTGTGGTGGGCATAGACCTCGGAACCACCAATTCTGCAGTATCCTTTGTGGATCTCAGGGAGGCTTCCCGCGATATAAAAAGCTTTCCCGTATCCCAGCTCACGGGTGCAGGTGTTTTTGCCCCTAACAGCGTACTGCCTTCTTTTTTGTATATTCCGGGCTCCCACGAAATGGATATGGAGGCCATCACCCACCCATGGCCGAAATCCACGGATATTTTTGCAGGTGTTTTTGCAAGGGATTACGGCGGGAAAGTACCTGCCCGGATGGTGGTATCCGCCAAAAGCTGGCTCTGTCATGATCAGGTGGACCGCAGGGCGGCCATTCTGCCCTGGGGGGCTCCTAAGGAAGTGCCTAAACTCTCTCCCATAGAGGCCACGGCTCATTATCTCTCCCATATCCGCAGTGCCTGGAATGTTTTCCATGCCAAAGATCCGGACTGCCATCTGGAACACCAGAAAGTAACCATCACCGTTCCAGCCTCCTTTGACGAGGTGGCTCGGGAAATGACCCTTGAAGCCGCAAGAAACGCAGGGCTTCCTCGGGTGACCTTGCTGGAGGAGCCTCTGGCTGCTTTTTATTCATGGCTGCTGCGCCATGAAAAAAACTGGATGGACTTCATTAAGCCCGGTGAACTGGTGCTGGTCTGCGACATGGGCGGCGGCACCACGGATTTTACCCTCATCAGCCTCAAGGAAAGCGAAGACGGAGGAAGTCCCCGCTTTGAGCGCCTTGCCGTGGGTGAGCATCTGATTCTGGGTGGGGACAACGTGGATCTGGCACTGGCCCGCCTGGTGGAGATGAAGCTTGGCAAAGGGGATATTTCCCTTTCGGGCGACCGCTGGAAGATTCTCTGTCACCTCTGCCGGTCAGCCAAGGAAAACCTGCTGGACGGTAAAAAAGAGAAGGAACGCATTACCCTTGTGGGGGAAGGTCGTAAACTCATAGGGGATACCCTTTCCACCTTTCTGGAAAAGGATGAGGTGGAAAGGGTGGTGCTGGAGGGCTTTTTCCCAAACACAGGCCCCGATGACCTGAAACGGGAAAAACCGGTGATGGGAGGTGTCACGGAATTCGGTCTTCCCTATGCCCAGGACCCGGCCCTGACCCGTCATATGGCCGCCTTTCTCCATGGTCATAAAGATGAGGTGGACAGGAGGATGCAGAGAACACCAAGGCCGGATCACATCCTCTTTAACGGGGGGGCCTTAAAGCCCCTTGTAATCCGTGACCGCATCCGCTCTTCCATTCCCGCCCTTTTCGGTCTTTCTCCGGATGAAGTTCCCGTGGAGCTGGAAAATCCCGCCCCGGATCTGGCCGTTTCTCTGGGTGCGGCCTATTACGGTCTGGTCAAATCCGGCATGGGCGTGAAGGTGGGCAGCGGCAGCCCCAGAAGCTACTATGTGGGTATTGCCGTGGGTGAGAAAAGAAAGGCGCTTTGCCTTGTGGAGAGGGGCTTAGATGAAGGAAGCACCATTGATCTTCCCCAGAGCCGTTTTGAGGTACAGGCCAATCAGCCGGTGCAGTTTGATGTTTTTGCCTCAAGCTTTCGTTCCGGAGATAAAGCCGGAGATCTTGTGGATATTGATGATTCACTGGCCTCCCTTCCCCCTTTGCGTACCCTCATCCGCTTCGGCAAAAAGGATGAAGCCCGGAACATTCCCGTTCACATGGCTGCGGCCTATACGGAAATGGGTTCCCTTGCCCTATGGTGCCGTTCGGAAATTACGGATCACAGATGGGAGCTTTCCTTCCAGCTTCGGCAGCAGGTGCAGGCTTATGTGCCGGAAAACAGGGAAACGGTGGATGCGGACCGCATAGATTCCGCCGTATGTGCAGCCCTCATGGCCTTTGAGGATGCAGGCGGTGTGGACAACCCCGTCCGGGAGATTTCAGCCATTGTTCTTTTATCGAAAAACCAGTGGCCTTTGGATCTTCTGAGGAAGATATCCGATGCCCTGATTGCGGAGCCGGATCTGCGGACCATATCTCCTGCCCATGAAACCCGCTGGTTGAACCTTCTGGGATTCTGTTTAAGGCCCGGCACGGGCGAGGCCTTTGATGAGGAGCGCATTAGAAAACTCTGGAAAATTTACAGGGACGGGCCTGTTTTTGCCAACAAAGCCCAGAACAGAAATGAATGGTGGATTCTGTGGCGCAGGGTGGCAGCAGGCCTTGGGCCGGGAAGACAGCGGCAGATTCTTCAGGATCTTTCGCCCCTGCTTTTTCCCAAAAGCAAAGGGAAAAAGGCCCCCATTTCCCAGGAGATGGTGGAAATCTGGTCCGCCATAGCCAATATGGAACACTTAAGTGTGCAGGATAAAACCCGCTGTGCCACAACCCTTTTTCCCGGGCTTAATCCGAGAAAAACACCGGAGCGTCTTTTCTGGGCCTTTTCAAGGCTCTGCAGCCGGAACATGCTTTATGGTCCGGCAGACCGGGTATTGCCCCCTTCTGTTATTACAGGCTGGGTGGAGGCCCTCATGGATATGCCATGGACGGACCCCGAGGCCGGGGCATCTGTGCTCATCCCCATGGCCCGCATGACGGGCGACAGGGTAAGGGATCTTTCCCCTGAACTGCGGCAGAAGCTTGTGGCTGAACTGGGCATGAATCAGGATGCGGAAAAGAGGCAGGCCCTGACCTGCCTTGGGGCCGTAGTACCCATGGAACAGCAGGAGGAAAAGGCCATGTTCGGAGAATCCCTGCCGCCGGGTCTGCGGATGATGGTTGAGGTATAGCAGTGATCTGATTTTTCAGATATCAGTTGAAAAAAGCTTCGCTTTCGATGGTCGTTAGAACCAGTTCCTGAACCTTGTGATTTACATCGTTTTTTATGGATTCCAGAGCGGTGAGGGCTTCGGGACGCTGGGGCAGGGCAGTGATAAGCGTATTAACCACAACCCCATAATCCTTGAGGTATATAAAGGAAGACAGGGGTTATGATTGTTTTTCATAACAGGTAGGCAAGGCATGGGTACGGACAATTTACTCGCGAACAGCCTGTGTGCCTTTCACCGGAATTAAATCAATTAAAATACTGGATCTGATGTGATAGGTGATTGCAATATTTTAAAATCCTTGTTCTTTCTTTTCCTCCTGTTTTCTTTTATGCCTGTCCATGCCGCAGAACCCTTTGAGTGCAGGCAGGCGGATCTTTTTGACTATGGATTGATCCGTTATCAGGAGCAAAAATGGGATCTTGCGGTTTTAGGTCTGGACCGTTTTATCCACGCCTGCCCCGAAGATTCCCGCAGGCATGAAGCAGCAATCTATCTGGCCCTTTCCTATGAAAAACAGGGAAAAACTGAAGAAGCGGCAGGGCTTTTACGCCATATCCACAGGGAAGGCGGTGAGCCTGAGGCTTCTA is drawn from Desulfobotulus mexicanus and contains these coding sequences:
- a CDS encoding Hsp70 family protein produces the protein MTLPSYVVGIDLGTSNTVVAYAPLQEVQDEAPEFSILDIPQINGPGVVESAGVLPSFLYIPEEREAEQMILPWGGTGPVVGIHARERGAEVPGRQIASSKSWLCSDLVDREGPVLPWESEDVEADQRLSPVAASAAILAHVRAAWNHHFREKGPEGRLENQEIFLTVPASFDAVARDLTVRAAREAGLERLVLLEEPQAAFYAWIAARKEAWREHVQAGDTLLVCDVGGGTSDFSLIRVQDAEGRLELERIAVGKHLLVGGDNMDLTLAYHVAAGLAAKNRALDAWQMRGMIQRCRQVKESLLENPEKGSLAVSIAGRGSGLIAGTIKSEVAYEEVQKLIMAGFFPECGADSRPVQPEGSGLSEFGLGYEADPAITRHLAAFLAETGASPSAVLFNGGVMKPAMLRQRVRDVMASWQNGTEVRELVNEAGDRAVALGAAYYGWARRGKGIRIRSGLNRTYYIGVAASMPAVPGIPMPKKALCIAPFGMEEGTEVSLRDKTYMLSVGVPASFELLASTTRKEDAPGSVVEDWQGAITPVTRIETLLEGEAEARIPVTLAVRATEVGTLEFFCVSTRDEKTWDLAFQVREARS
- the mpl gene encoding UDP-N-acetylmuramate:L-alanyl-gamma-D-glutamyl-meso-diaminopimelate ligase — encoded protein: MLSPENNRIPEKIHHIHLIAICGTAMGALAALLQEAGFRVTGSDQNVYPPMSSFLSEKKIGVSAGFDPGRILGDRPDLVVVGNAVRRENPEALALAESGICYCSLPQALNHFLVGSRKAIVITGTHGKTTTSALMAWVLEKAGLSPGFMIGGILKDFSANFRMGHGPFVVLEGDEYDTAFFDKGSKFLHFTPHRAILTGIEFDHADIFEDLLAVEKTFTAFVKGLAPDALLVSCKDSSSAEKVLAQSGLGPDRIRRFGRGPSGPGWSVGDLEIASPVERFSIFRDGEFFSRMETILPGEHNRMNILAVAAVAESLGIDGKTLASAVASFTGVKRRQEIRGTEGGIMLVDDFAHHPTAVRETLKALRPHAAGRLIAVFEPRTNTSMRRVFQQAYAESFGDADLVCIREIPCPEKVDEKERFSAESLVQDLRLKGLCAQSFDDASGIVDFLAGEARPGDLVLVMSNGGFENIHSRLLEAFSKR
- a CDS encoding RNA 2'-phosphotransferase, with the translated sequence MQRDKKLNNLGKILATLLGRHPDSQGLLPDEQGWISIKGLLQALSESPDLRGIREGDLKDICMNINDAPLEIQDEKIRAKVRSFASEACPAEKLPKILHTCVRSRAWPHVSEKGLNAAPGNPLLLSNDPQLALRMGKRKDPRPAALQVQAFRAATSGISFMRHGEHLFSAETIPTDFIQGPPVIKEEKKKKPASEKTHKPQETKLTPGSFVLRSEEEKAAIRQSKNKKDSWKNNKKRLRRQGEGFKP
- the hemL gene encoding glutamate-1-semialdehyde 2,1-aminomutase, giving the protein MRMERSQELFQRAETCIPGGVNSPVRACRSVGAAPLFIERAQGAWLYDADGNALIDYVGSWGPMILGHRHPVVEDAIRRVLERGVSFGAPVDLEVALAEKVISLVPSVEMIRMVNSGTEATMSVLRLARGFTGRNVLVKFDGCYHGHGDSFLVDAGSGVATLNIPGSPGVPEEVTRHTLSLPYNDMDAFRQLMAERGAEVAAVIVEPVAGNMGFVRPEEGFLALLREETQKHGALLIFDEVMTGFRVALGGAQGLFGIKPDLSTFGKIIGGGLPVGAYGGRRDIMEHVAPMGPVYQAGTLSGNPLAMAAGLATLEEISRPGFYENLEEKTLKLVEGLAAAAKDAHIPVCCDSIGSMFGMFFTKGPVRNFADAKTSDLMRFNAYYAGMREKCIYLAPSQFEAGFVSMVHGSAEIEATIQAARSVMKTL
- a CDS encoding Hsp70 family protein, translating into MQTSQPAFVVGIDLGTTNSAVSFVDLREASRDIKSFPVSQLTGAGVFAPNSVLPSFLYIPGSHEMDMEAITHPWPKSTDIFAGVFARDYGGKVPARMVVSAKSWLCHDQVDRRAAILPWGAPKEVPKLSPIEATAHYLSHIRSAWNVFHAKDPDCHLEHQKVTITVPASFDEVAREMTLEAARNAGLPRVTLLEEPLAAFYSWLLRHEKNWMDFIKPGELVLVCDMGGGTTDFTLISLKESEDGGSPRFERLAVGEHLILGGDNVDLALARLVEMKLGKGDISLSGDRWKILCHLCRSAKENLLDGKKEKERITLVGEGRKLIGDTLSTFLEKDEVERVVLEGFFPNTGPDDLKREKPVMGGVTEFGLPYAQDPALTRHMAAFLHGHKDEVDRRMQRTPRPDHILFNGGALKPLVIRDRIRSSIPALFGLSPDEVPVELENPAPDLAVSLGAAYYGLVKSGMGVKVGSGSPRSYYVGIAVGEKRKALCLVERGLDEGSTIDLPQSRFEVQANQPVQFDVFASSFRSGDKAGDLVDIDDSLASLPPLRTLIRFGKKDEARNIPVHMAAAYTEMGSLALWCRSEITDHRWELSFQLRQQVQAYVPENRETVDADRIDSAVCAALMAFEDAGGVDNPVREISAIVLLSKNQWPLDLLRKISDALIAEPDLRTISPAHETRWLNLLGFCLRPGTGEAFDEERIRKLWKIYRDGPVFANKAQNRNEWWILWRRVAAGLGPGRQRQILQDLSPLLFPKSKGKKAPISQEMVEIWSAIANMEHLSVQDKTRCATTLFPGLNPRKTPERLFWAFSRLCSRNMLYGPADRVLPPSVITGWVEALMDMPWTDPEAGASVLIPMARMTGDRVRDLSPELRQKLVAELGMNQDAEKRQALTCLGAVVPMEQQEEKAMFGESLPPGLRMMVEV